Proteins encoded together in one Acholeplasma hippikon window:
- a CDS encoding DAK2 domain-containing protein, translating into MSNKKISGELFKQMVTNGAIHLKNNHKEVDHLNVFPVPDGDTGTNMQMTMMAGIKEVTAVNSSSIVDVSKILSRGLLMGARGNSGVILSQFFRGVYSEISKINNGSVTIKEFIQALVGGYEMAYRAVMDPVEGTILTVVRESAEKVLKEQKNFNSIEDVLKVYLKQAKESLQRTPELLPVLKEAGVVDSGGAGFVKIIEGMVMALEGQLLSEAEVNAAPKTANAEYVGAHNLGEIDIKFGYCTEFIVELFDWKNFDVKTVREPLEQMGDSLVVVTDEDLLKVHVHTNQPGVAITLAQKFGELKTCKIENMRSQHSNITGQDHSQDTHNHAHEEIKEVAKKPRTEYGIIAVAQGEGIKAVFEELGVDYIVDGGQTMNPATEEFVKAIEAVNADNIIILPNNSNIILTAEQAAKLSEGQNISVIKSKTVAQGYSSLIAFDPTASLEENAETMQEVISNMKSAELTYAVRDTEMHGVQVRNGDYIGISKSKIIVSLPNKSEAIKELLKSLIDEDSEIVTIFYGKDVTEEEIEEVREFVSTLNEDCEVETIFGQQDVYSYIIAVE; encoded by the coding sequence ATGTCCAATAAAAAGATTAGTGGTGAACTATTTAAACAAATGGTTACCAACGGTGCGATCCACTTGAAGAATAATCATAAAGAAGTGGACCACTTAAATGTGTTTCCGGTACCAGATGGTGACACGGGAACAAATATGCAAATGACTATGATGGCAGGTATCAAAGAAGTTACTGCTGTAAATTCGAGTTCAATCGTTGATGTTTCTAAAATTTTATCAAGAGGCTTACTCATGGGAGCAAGAGGTAACTCAGGTGTTATCCTTTCTCAATTTTTCCGTGGTGTATACTCTGAAATCTCTAAAATCAACAATGGTTCTGTAACAATTAAAGAGTTTATTCAAGCTTTAGTTGGTGGATACGAAATGGCATATCGTGCTGTAATGGATCCAGTTGAAGGAACTATTTTAACTGTAGTTAGAGAATCAGCTGAAAAAGTTTTAAAAGAACAAAAGAACTTTAACTCAATTGAAGATGTATTAAAAGTATATCTAAAACAAGCTAAAGAATCATTACAAAGAACTCCAGAATTATTACCAGTACTTAAAGAAGCCGGCGTTGTAGATTCAGGCGGAGCAGGATTTGTAAAAATCATTGAAGGTATGGTAATGGCACTTGAAGGTCAATTACTATCTGAAGCTGAAGTGAATGCAGCACCTAAAACAGCAAATGCTGAATATGTTGGTGCACATAACTTAGGCGAAATCGACATTAAGTTCGGTTATTGTACTGAGTTCATCGTTGAGTTATTCGACTGGAAAAACTTTGACGTGAAAACAGTTCGTGAACCATTAGAACAAATGGGTGATTCATTAGTTGTTGTTACAGATGAAGACCTACTTAAGGTACACGTACATACAAACCAACCTGGTGTTGCGATTACATTAGCTCAAAAATTCGGTGAATTAAAGACTTGTAAGATTGAAAATATGAGATCTCAACATTCTAATATCACTGGTCAAGATCATTCACAGGATACACATAATCATGCGCATGAAGAAATTAAAGAAGTTGCTAAAAAACCACGTACTGAATATGGTATTATTGCTGTAGCTCAAGGCGAAGGTATTAAAGCAGTATTTGAAGAATTAGGTGTTGATTACATCGTTGATGGTGGTCAAACAATGAACCCAGCGACTGAAGAATTTGTTAAAGCAATTGAAGCAGTCAATGCGGATAACATTATTATTTTACCTAACAACTCAAACATCATTTTAACTGCTGAACAAGCAGCTAAATTATCAGAAGGTCAAAATATTTCAGTTATTAAATCTAAAACTGTAGCGCAAGGTTACTCATCTTTAATTGCGTTCGATCCTACAGCATCATTAGAAGAAAATGCTGAAACAATGCAAGAAGTTATCAGCAATATGAAATCTGCTGAATTAACTTACGCTGTTCGTGATACAGAAATGCATGGCGTTCAAGTAAGAAATGGCGATTATATTGGTATTTCTAAATCTAAGATTATCGTATCATTACCTAATAAATCTGAAGCGATCAAGGAATTATTAAAATCATTAATTGATGAAGATTCTGAAATTGTAACAATTTTCTATGGTAAAGATGTTACTGAAGAAGAAATCGAAGAAGTAAGAGAATTCGTATCAACATTAAATGAAGATTGCGAAGTTGAAACAATTTTTGGTCAACAAGACGTATACTCATACATTATTGCAGTTGAATAA
- a CDS encoding Hsp20/alpha crystallin family protein: MCRVDVFRRDRDLFEDFFKEFDRPKSKVMKTDIKETDNAYTFLIDLPGFKKEDIKVSIERGYLVVSAISNSEIEDKKDNYIRRERSYGSMTHSYYVGDVSLDELKGKCDNGILEIEVPKYSTNTTSTKYLDIK, translated from the coding sequence TTGTGCAGAGTAGATGTTTTTAGAAGAGATAGAGACTTGTTCGAGGATTTCTTCAAAGAGTTTGACCGTCCAAAATCCAAAGTAATGAAAACCGATATTAAAGAAACGGACAATGCGTATACCTTCCTAATTGATTTACCAGGTTTTAAAAAAGAAGATATAAAGGTAAGCATTGAACGTGGCTATTTAGTCGTATCAGCAATTTCAAATAGCGAAATTGAGGATAAAAAAGACAATTATATTCGTCGTGAAAGAAGTTATGGTTCAATGACTCATAGTTATTATGTCGGTGATGTAAGCCTTGATGAATTAAAAGGTAAATGCGACAACGGAATTCTCGAAATTGAAGTCCCAAAATATTCGACAAATACAACATCCACAAAATATTTAGACATTAAATAG
- a CDS encoding Bax inhibitor-1/YccA family protein — protein MRSTNPIFERLERENSVYTGAQSRTGVVTKTALLIGLALLSGFLSIYIPADILVGILIPVSILTFVASFIAIISRRFAAPAAIIYSVGEGLIYGILTHILELAFPGIGLIAIVGTLSVFLVMFTLYSTGLLRASSFLKKFVLGGLISIVVGSLLLSITSLINPAFANAFYANTSLLIAIYLGLIVFGGFMLITDFDRAESVVEMGLGKNEEWLASMGIMITLIWIYINLLRLLIVVMNDRK, from the coding sequence ATGAGAAGTACAAATCCTATTTTTGAAAGATTAGAAAGAGAAAATTCAGTTTATACAGGAGCGCAATCAAGAACTGGCGTTGTGACAAAAACAGCACTATTAATTGGTTTAGCACTTTTATCTGGTTTTCTATCAATTTATATTCCAGCTGATATTTTAGTGGGCATATTAATTCCAGTTTCAATACTAACGTTTGTTGCATCATTTATTGCAATTATAAGCAGAAGATTTGCAGCTCCAGCGGCAATTATTTATTCAGTTGGTGAAGGTTTAATTTATGGTATTTTAACGCATATCTTAGAACTTGCATTTCCAGGTATTGGATTAATTGCCATTGTTGGTACATTATCAGTATTCTTAGTGATGTTTACACTTTATAGTACTGGTTTACTTAGAGCATCAAGTTTCTTAAAGAAATTTGTGTTAGGTGGTTTAATTTCAATCGTAGTTGGTTCACTATTATTATCAATCACATCATTAATTAACCCAGCATTTGCGAATGCATTCTATGCAAATACATCATTGTTAATCGCAATTTATTTAGGATTAATCGTGTTTGGTGGATTTATGTTAATCACAGACTTCGATCGTGCTGAATCTGTTGTTGAAATGGGTTTAGGTAAGAATGAAGAATGGTTAGCTTCAATGGGTATCATGATCACATTAATTTGGATCTATATTAATTTATTAAGATTACTTATTGTTGTGATGAACGATAGAAAGTAG
- a CDS encoding thiamine diphosphokinase, with product MKIFIVTYPFVKNLKELINEYKPNYLIAVDSAVSFVYGENIPIDLAVGDFDTLKDKGILKTLNTIELNVMKDETDTEYAILEALKLKPDEIYLIGGIGGARIEHTYANLNYVKRYKKIKLITDESVISSYGIGTYEFNSNGYFSVFANTDSVISLKDFLYELDCYKLDQLSTIGISNEVKEKPAKLIVHAGEVLVIETKKDK from the coding sequence ATGAAAATATTTATAGTTACTTATCCGTTTGTTAAAAACTTAAAAGAACTTATAAATGAATATAAACCAAACTACCTCATAGCGGTTGACTCCGCTGTGAGTTTTGTTTATGGGGAAAACATTCCCATTGATTTAGCAGTGGGAGATTTTGATACGCTTAAAGATAAAGGGATTTTAAAGACTTTAAATACAATTGAATTAAATGTCATGAAAGACGAAACGGACACAGAATACGCGATTTTAGAGGCTTTAAAACTAAAACCGGATGAAATTTACTTAATCGGAGGCATTGGTGGGGCTAGGATTGAACACACATATGCAAATCTTAACTATGTTAAGCGCTATAAAAAAATAAAACTAATCACGGATGAATCGGTGATTAGTTCTTATGGTATTGGTACATATGAATTTAATTCAAATGGATACTTTTCAGTATTTGCAAACACAGATTCAGTAATCAGTTTAAAAGATTTTTTATATGAATTAGATTGCTATAAATTAGATCAACTTTCAACAATTGGTATTTCAAATGAAGTAAAAGAAAAACCAGCAAAACTGATTGTTCATGCGGGAGAAGTTTTAGTGATTGAGACTAAAAAGGATAAATAA
- the rpe gene encoding ribulose-phosphate 3-epimerase has product MKVAPSILTANFTNLAQEIKSVEKGSDYIHVDIMDGHFVPNISFGPAIAGQISEVTDVLLDIHLMVDYPLLWIDKVNFKTTEFITVHAESNRYAESIKRIKYLGKKAGLCIKPSTPVDIIMPYLNQLDLVLVMGVEPGYGGQMFIQSQLDKIKMLADLKKEHGYTYEIEVDGGINATTAKQCAEAGATIVVAGTYIFNFENREERINTLK; this is encoded by the coding sequence ATGAAAGTTGCACCATCAATCTTAACAGCTAATTTTACAAATTTAGCACAAGAAATAAAATCAGTAGAAAAGGGATCAGATTATATCCATGTTGATATCATGGATGGACATTTTGTACCTAATATCTCTTTTGGACCTGCAATTGCTGGTCAAATCAGTGAGGTTACAGATGTTTTACTGGATATTCATTTAATGGTAGACTACCCATTATTATGGATTGATAAAGTAAACTTTAAGACAACTGAATTTATTACTGTGCATGCTGAAAGTAATAGATACGCAGAAAGTATTAAACGTATCAAATATTTAGGCAAAAAAGCAGGTTTATGTATTAAACCATCTACACCAGTAGACATTATTATGCCGTACTTAAATCAATTAGATTTAGTTTTAGTTATGGGTGTTGAGCCTGGTTATGGTGGACAAATGTTCATCCAATCTCAATTAGATAAAATTAAAATGTTAGCTGATTTAAAGAAAGAACACGGCTATACATATGAAATTGAAGTTGATGGTGGTATTAACGCTACAACTGCTAAACAATGTGCTGAAGCTGGAGCTACAATTGTCGTTGCCGGTACATATATCTTTAACTTTGAAAATCGTGAAGAAAGAATTAATACATTAAAATAA
- the rlmN gene encoding 23S rRNA (adenine(2503)-C(2))-methyltransferase RlmN yields MKVSDIMLIYDLTYEDLEEFLVENGYPKYRADQIWGWVYRQKIDSFEEMNNVPEDLVKLLSENFKFNSMELVIKNVSADGTIKFLYDLHDANLIETVLMKHNYGMSACVTTQVGCNIGCSFCASGILKKHRDLSAGEIVAQIIKTEKDSGVRISSIVVMGIGEPFDNYKNLVKFLQIVNHPKGLAIGARHITVSTSGLVPKIKEFAHLGMQVNLAISLHAPNNEIRSKLMKINERFNIEQVMEAIKYYINVTNRRVTIEYIMIQELNDSEETAKELAKLLKGMNVYVNLIPYNKVKEAPYERSSLERREKFYQILKDNRITATLRREQGHDINAACGQLRSQNL; encoded by the coding sequence ATGAAGGTAAGTGATATTATGTTAATTTATGATTTAACTTACGAGGACCTAGAAGAATTCCTCGTAGAAAATGGTTATCCAAAATACAGAGCTGATCAAATTTGGGGATGGGTTTATCGTCAGAAAATTGATAGCTTTGAAGAAATGAATAACGTTCCAGAAGATTTAGTGAAACTTTTAAGTGAAAACTTTAAGTTCAATTCAATGGAATTAGTTATTAAAAACGTGTCTGCTGACGGTACAATCAAGTTTTTATACGATTTACATGATGCAAATTTAATTGAAACAGTTTTAATGAAACATAACTATGGTATGTCTGCCTGTGTAACAACACAAGTAGGATGTAACATTGGATGTTCTTTCTGTGCATCTGGTATCTTAAAGAAACATAGAGACTTATCAGCGGGTGAAATTGTTGCCCAAATTATTAAAACAGAAAAAGACTCAGGTGTAAGAATCTCATCAATCGTTGTGATGGGTATTGGTGAACCGTTTGATAACTATAAGAACTTGGTGAAGTTCTTACAAATTGTTAACCATCCTAAAGGATTAGCGATTGGCGCTAGACATATTACAGTTTCAACATCTGGTTTAGTTCCTAAAATTAAAGAATTTGCACATTTAGGTATGCAAGTGAACTTAGCAATTTCATTACATGCACCAAACAATGAAATTCGTTCTAAATTAATGAAGATTAATGAACGTTTTAATATTGAACAAGTGATGGAAGCAATTAAGTACTATATCAATGTGACTAATCGCCGTGTAACGATTGAATACATTATGATTCAAGAGTTAAATGATAGTGAAGAAACTGCTAAGGAATTAGCTAAGTTATTAAAGGGTATGAATGTTTATGTGAACTTAATCCCTTATAACAAGGTTAAAGAAGCACCATACGAACGTTCTTCACTTGAAAGAAGAGAAAAGTTCTATCAAATATTAAAAGATAATAGAATCACTGCAACATTACGTCGTGAACAAGGTCATGATATTAATGCGGCTTGTGGTCAATTAAGAAGTCAAAACTTATAG
- the rpmB gene encoding 50S ribosomal protein L28: MARCYVTGKTTSFGNKRSHALNATRRTWKANLQTVRIKDEDGKVIKVKISAKALKKLTLERA; encoded by the coding sequence ATGGCTAGATGCTATGTAACAGGTAAAACTACATCATTTGGTAATAAACGAAGCCACGCATTAAATGCGACTCGTCGTACTTGGAAAGCTAATCTTCAAACAGTTCGTATTAAAGATGAAGATGGAAAAGTGATTAAAGTTAAAATTTCTGCAAAAGCTTTAAAGAAATTAACTTTAGAGCGTGCTTAA
- the rsgA gene encoding ribosome small subunit-dependent GTPase A: MGKALITKLIGGLYTFKDLDTNRTYEGYAKGKFRKIRVEKDSSFNKNLTKKTKKDVKDIVLSPKVGDIVHYEFTSDQYMITDVLERKNELIRPDVANVDQVLLVFSSIRPEFSFNLLDKFLVILAHHDLRPVLVVSKIDLIEESELMKLKENLKHYEKYFDIYYVNSKQRIGFDVLQTIFKDKITVLAGQTGVGKSTLMNALLPHLGLKTQEISDALGRGKHTTRHSEIYEFGGGYIADTPGFSKIEFEFHDYTLLKDYFLDFKEVEHECKFGSKCLHLSEPNCEVKRLVKENIILKSRYDSYLSFVEELKTRKEKY; this comes from the coding sequence TTGGGAAAAGCTTTAATTACAAAATTAATTGGTGGTCTTTACACGTTTAAAGACTTAGATACAAATAGGACATATGAAGGTTACGCCAAAGGTAAATTTAGAAAAATTAGGGTAGAAAAAGACTCTAGTTTTAACAAAAATTTAACTAAAAAAACAAAAAAAGACGTTAAAGACATTGTCTTAAGTCCTAAGGTTGGCGATATTGTTCATTATGAATTTACATCAGATCAATATATGATCACTGATGTTTTAGAAAGAAAAAATGAACTTATCCGTCCAGATGTTGCGAATGTAGACCAAGTTTTATTAGTCTTCTCATCAATCAGACCGGAATTTAGTTTTAATTTATTAGATAAATTTTTAGTTATCCTAGCACATCACGATTTAAGACCTGTTTTAGTTGTATCCAAAATTGATTTAATTGAAGAATCAGAATTAATGAAACTAAAAGAGAATCTAAAACATTATGAAAAGTACTTCGATATCTATTATGTAAATAGTAAACAACGCATTGGCTTTGATGTCTTACAGACGATTTTTAAAGATAAAATCACTGTATTAGCCGGTCAAACGGGTGTTGGGAAAAGTACATTAATGAATGCTTTGCTTCCTCATTTAGGATTAAAAACACAAGAAATTTCAGATGCTTTAGGTAGAGGTAAACATACAACGAGACACTCAGAAATTTATGAATTTGGTGGAGGATATATTGCCGATACGCCAGGATTCAGTAAGATTGAATTTGAGTTTCATGATTATACATTACTTAAAGATTACTTCTTAGATTTTAAAGAAGTAGAACATGAATGCAAATTTGGCTCTAAATGTTTACATTTAAGCGAACCAAATTGTGAAGTCAAACGATTAGTTAAAGAAAATATAATTTTAAAATCTCGCTACGACAGTTATTTAAGCTTCGTAGAGGAGTTAAAAACAAGAAAAGAAAAATATTAA
- the pheT gene encoding phenylalanine--tRNA ligase subunit beta, whose amino-acid sequence MNILDSILKKFIEVPSNLDEITNKQIIEVDEFGKVNSTNNLVIGHVLTCIDHPNSDHLHITTVDVGTEVLQIVCGAANVAAGQYVIVALTGAVLPGNFEIKKATVRGVESNGMICSLHELGFDDKYIPEKFAKGIYHFDYEIKPGTNALEVLGLEGNKLVLGMTTNRGDLLSHLGFAYDLASLTNKKVTIPKPKYTTINQKNDIKVAIETDGAYKYDAAVLEVTVKDSPWWLKNALIESDIRPINNVVDITNYILITYGTPLHAFDYSKVNAKEIVVRNAKDGEKVITLDEIERTLTSEDVVITNGKEAIAVAGVMGLENTVIDENTTKMILEAALFDPKRIQKTSKRLGLKSDSSLRFERGIEQDRVRIGMEAAIDLLVELADAKVYEGISSVEHLKPLNPFIETSVETLNKKLGLALSKSEVIEYFKRLNYEVKDGSKLAFKAPEYRKDILIEADLVEELARIYGYDNIINQRLSLANLGGLTYKQKMVRKLRHLLAHNGLHEAINYSLVDRDELDEFKSIGDKVELLMPMSEDRVVLRQSLIPGLVRNISYHHARQMNDVSFFEIGKVFAKGVEYEHLAIALDGKLVDSTYLNNDLVANYYVLKGLLDLIGNNLGFKFDVKKTSDINALHPGIQGEIYVGNQAVGYIGKLHPTYEQKNDVKDIFVLELDLSILDKTYQPVVFESISKFPSITRDLSFIISKEHAISDVLALIYQTARKLITKIELFDVYQGDKVEAGFQSLAVSITFNNKEKTLEKEDVEKAMKSIKNRLGFTFKAVVRD is encoded by the coding sequence ATGAATATTTTAGACAGTATTTTAAAGAAATTTATCGAAGTACCTTCAAACTTAGATGAAATTACAAATAAACAAATTATTGAAGTTGATGAATTTGGTAAAGTAAATTCAACAAATAACTTAGTGATTGGACATGTTTTAACATGCATCGATCACCCAAACTCAGACCATTTACATATTACAACTGTAGATGTTGGAACTGAAGTTTTACAAATCGTTTGTGGAGCAGCTAATGTTGCAGCGGGTCAATATGTGATTGTTGCGTTAACTGGTGCGGTTTTACCAGGCAACTTTGAAATTAAAAAAGCAACTGTGCGTGGCGTTGAATCAAACGGTATGATTTGTTCATTACATGAATTAGGATTTGATGATAAATACATTCCTGAAAAATTTGCGAAAGGTATTTATCACTTTGATTATGAAATCAAACCAGGAACTAACGCTTTAGAAGTATTAGGCTTAGAAGGTAACAAACTTGTTTTAGGAATGACAACTAACCGTGGAGACTTATTGAGTCACTTAGGATTTGCTTATGATTTAGCTTCATTAACAAATAAAAAAGTAACTATTCCAAAACCTAAATACACAACAATTAATCAAAAAAATGATATTAAAGTAGCAATTGAAACAGATGGCGCATATAAATATGATGCTGCAGTTTTAGAAGTTACAGTAAAAGATTCACCATGGTGGTTAAAAAATGCGTTAATTGAGAGTGACATTCGTCCAATCAATAACGTTGTGGATATTACAAACTACATTTTAATTACTTATGGTACACCACTACATGCATTTGACTACAGCAAAGTGAACGCAAAAGAAATTGTTGTAAGAAATGCTAAAGATGGTGAAAAAGTTATTACGTTAGATGAAATCGAAAGAACATTAACATCTGAAGATGTTGTGATTACAAACGGTAAAGAAGCAATCGCAGTAGCTGGTGTAATGGGGTTAGAAAATACAGTTATTGATGAAAACACAACTAAGATGATTTTAGAAGCTGCATTATTTGATCCAAAACGTATTCAAAAAACATCTAAACGTTTAGGCTTAAAATCAGATAGTTCATTAAGATTTGAGCGTGGTATTGAACAAGACCGCGTAAGAATTGGTATGGAAGCAGCAATCGATTTACTGGTTGAATTAGCAGATGCGAAAGTTTATGAAGGCATTTCAAGTGTTGAACACTTAAAACCATTAAATCCATTTATTGAAACATCAGTTGAAACATTAAATAAAAAGTTAGGTTTAGCACTATCTAAATCTGAGGTCATTGAATACTTTAAACGTTTAAACTATGAAGTCAAAGATGGTTCAAAATTAGCATTCAAAGCGCCAGAATATCGTAAAGATATTTTAATTGAGGCAGACTTAGTTGAAGAATTAGCGCGTATTTACGGATATGACAATATTATTAACCAACGCTTAAGTTTAGCTAATTTAGGTGGTTTAACTTATAAACAAAAAATGGTTAGAAAACTAAGACATTTACTTGCGCATAATGGTTTACATGAAGCAATCAATTATTCATTAGTTGATAGAGATGAATTAGATGAATTCAAATCAATTGGTGACAAAGTTGAATTATTAATGCCAATGAGTGAAGATCGTGTAGTTTTACGTCAATCACTAATTCCTGGCTTAGTAAGAAATATTAGTTATCATCATGCACGTCAAATGAATGATGTATCATTCTTTGAAATTGGTAAAGTGTTTGCTAAAGGTGTTGAATATGAACACTTAGCAATCGCATTAGATGGTAAATTAGTTGATTCAACGTATTTAAATAATGATTTAGTAGCTAACTACTATGTATTAAAAGGTTTATTAGATTTAATCGGAAATAACTTAGGATTTAAGTTTGATGTGAAAAAAACTAGTGACATCAATGCTTTACATCCTGGTATTCAAGGCGAAATCTATGTAGGAAATCAAGCTGTTGGTTATATTGGTAAATTACATCCAACATATGAACAAAAAAATGATGTTAAAGATATTTTTGTTTTAGAATTAGACTTATCTATTTTAGATAAAACTTACCAACCGGTTGTGTTTGAATCTATTTCTAAGTTCCCATCAATTACAAGAGACTTATCATTCATCATTTCTAAAGAACATGCGATTAGTGACGTATTAGCGTTAATCTATCAAACAGCAAGAAAATTAATCACAAAGATTGAGTTATTTGACGTTTATCAAGGCGATAAGGTTGAAGCAGGTTTCCAATCTTTAGCTGTTTCTATTACTTTCAACAACAAAGAAAAGACACTTGAAAAAGAAGACGTAGAAAAAGCAATGAAATCTATTAAGAATAGATTAGGCTTTACATTCAAAGCAGTAGTAAGAGACTAA
- the pheS gene encoding phenylalanine--tRNA ligase subunit alpha — protein MKEKIELIVSELKAKIQEGNLTLELLEQLRVEFLGKSGKLTQLMPLIKTLPADEKPSFGKWINDAKVEMESLIQTEKNELLKKELELQLSKESIDVSAPGYEFKTGTLHPLSLIVEDLEDYFIGQGFNVAEGPELEQDLYNFEMMNLGVGHPAREMHDSFYITETELMRTHTSPVQARYMLKSEGKPIAIISPGKTYRRDPDDATHSHQFMQCEGLVIGKDINFAHLKETLLQMARHLFGPDREIRLRPSYFPFTEPSVEVDVMFTKKDGSKRWIEVLGAGMVHPEVLRMGGYDAKEVSGFAFGIGVERIAMLKYNIDDIRNFYTNDLRFLSQFKGE, from the coding sequence ATGAAAGAAAAAATAGAGTTAATTGTTAGTGAATTAAAAGCTAAAATTCAAGAAGGTAATTTAACTTTAGAATTACTTGAACAATTAAGAGTTGAATTTTTAGGTAAAAGTGGAAAACTTACACAATTAATGCCTTTGATTAAAACTTTACCAGCTGATGAAAAGCCTTCATTTGGTAAATGGATTAATGATGCTAAAGTTGAAATGGAAAGTTTAATCCAAACTGAAAAGAATGAATTATTAAAGAAAGAATTAGAACTTCAATTAAGTAAAGAATCTATCGATGTATCTGCACCAGGATATGAATTTAAAACTGGAACACTTCATCCATTATCTTTAATTGTTGAAGACTTAGAAGATTATTTCATTGGACAAGGATTCAATGTGGCTGAAGGTCCAGAATTAGAACAAGATCTTTATAACTTTGAAATGATGAACTTAGGTGTAGGGCATCCTGCACGCGAAATGCATGATTCTTTCTACATTACAGAAACTGAATTAATGCGTACTCATACATCACCTGTTCAAGCACGTTATATGTTAAAGAGTGAAGGAAAACCAATCGCAATCATTTCTCCAGGTAAGACTTATCGTCGTGACCCAGATGATGCAACACACTCACATCAATTTATGCAATGTGAAGGTTTAGTTATTGGTAAAGATATTAACTTTGCTCATCTAAAAGAAACATTATTACAAATGGCTCGCCATTTATTTGGACCAGACCGTGAAATTAGATTACGTCCTTCATACTTCCCATTTACTGAACCATCAGTTGAAGTCGATGTTATGTTTACTAAAAAAGATGGTTCAAAACGTTGGATTGAAGTTTTAGGTGCTGGTATGGTTCATCCAGAAGTATTAAGAATGGGTGGATATGATGCAAAAGAAGTATCAGGATTTGCCTTTGGTATTGGTGTTGAGCGTATTGCAATGCTTAAGTACAATATTGATGATATTAGAAACTTCTATACAAATGACCTAAGATTCTTAAGTCAATTCAAGGGAGAATAA